The following are from one region of the Qipengyuania flava genome:
- a CDS encoding DUF1570 domain-containing protein codes for MYRILVALVAFAFALPVQAAWHRAESDHFVIYADDSEKDLARFAEALEKYHAAMSLVTGREVEKPSPSNRVTIYAVGGSRSMRKLAETKNVGGFYMPRAGGSVAFVPDVRPSYGEPRHSFRVLLHEYAHHFLIGSARFGMPRWMDEGGAEFFASARFMRDGEVHLGRAANHRAGELAFATKVSMEELFERGNVQRGGTVERDSFYGRSWALYHYLTFSEERKGQLLDYARRIAAGQSSLDAARSVFGDIDALGHEVDEYLKQRKMNAFVIAPDRLTINPVIVRPVSAGMAEMMPVIMRSKRGVKREQANEVLIDAREVAAAYPQDADVLAALAEAEYDAGNLTEAIAAADAALAIDPASKNALVQKGYALFAQARDAEDADAAYAQAMKPFSALNRLEQDHPLPLIYYYQSFVRRGAAPNETARHALERASRLSPFDRSLAMNAGLMQAREGKIALARRTLQPVAANPHGGRMADDAQRYLDELAEVEEGTEWRPRRTVDLGAVLKSLAKEREDDADESAE; via the coding sequence TTGTACCGTATTCTCGTAGCGCTCGTCGCTTTTGCCTTCGCCCTGCCCGTGCAGGCCGCGTGGCATCGCGCCGAATCCGACCATTTCGTCATCTACGCCGACGACAGCGAGAAAGACCTCGCGCGCTTTGCTGAGGCGCTGGAGAAGTATCACGCGGCCATGTCGCTCGTGACCGGGCGCGAGGTTGAAAAGCCGAGCCCCTCCAACCGTGTCACCATCTACGCCGTGGGCGGGTCGCGATCGATGCGCAAGCTGGCCGAGACGAAGAACGTTGGCGGCTTCTACATGCCCCGCGCCGGAGGTTCGGTGGCGTTCGTGCCGGATGTGAGGCCGAGCTACGGCGAACCGCGGCATTCCTTCCGCGTCCTCCTGCACGAATACGCGCACCATTTCCTGATCGGTAGCGCGCGTTTCGGCATGCCGCGCTGGATGGACGAAGGCGGGGCGGAATTCTTCGCCTCGGCCCGCTTCATGCGCGATGGGGAGGTTCATCTCGGCCGCGCGGCCAACCATCGCGCCGGCGAACTTGCCTTTGCGACCAAAGTCTCGATGGAAGAGCTGTTCGAGCGCGGCAACGTGCAGCGCGGTGGAACGGTGGAGCGCGACAGTTTCTACGGCCGCAGCTGGGCGCTCTACCACTACCTGACCTTCAGCGAAGAGCGGAAGGGGCAGCTGCTCGACTACGCCCGCCGGATTGCGGCGGGGCAATCGTCGCTCGATGCCGCACGCAGCGTCTTCGGCGATATCGACGCGCTCGGTCACGAGGTCGACGAATATCTCAAGCAGCGAAAGATGAACGCCTTCGTGATCGCGCCCGATCGCCTGACCATCAATCCCGTCATCGTGCGGCCCGTCAGCGCTGGTATGGCCGAGATGATGCCGGTTATCATGCGCTCGAAGCGCGGCGTTAAGCGCGAACAGGCCAACGAAGTCCTGATCGACGCACGCGAAGTGGCCGCCGCCTATCCGCAGGATGCCGATGTGCTGGCGGCACTTGCCGAGGCCGAATACGACGCGGGCAATCTGACCGAGGCCATTGCTGCCGCCGATGCGGCGCTCGCCATCGACCCGGCGTCCAAGAATGCGCTGGTCCAGAAAGGCTACGCGCTGTTCGCGCAGGCCCGCGACGCCGAGGATGCCGACGCGGCGTACGCACAGGCGATGAAACCCTTCTCCGCGCTCAACCGGCTGGAGCAGGATCATCCGCTCCCGCTGATCTACTATTACCAGAGCTTCGTGAGGCGCGGGGCGGCGCCGAATGAAACGGCACGGCACGCGCTCGAGCGCGCATCGCGGCTCTCGCCCTTTGATCGCAGCCTGGCGATGAACGCAGGGCTGATGCAGGCGCGCGAAGGAAAGATAGCGCTTGCCCGCAGGACCCTTCAGCCGGTGGCCGCAAACCCGCACGGCGGGCGCATGGCCGACGACGCGCAGCGGTATCTCGACGAGCTGGCTGAGGTCGAGGAAGGCACCGAATGGCGTCCCCGCCGCACGGTCGATCTTGGTGCCGTGCTCAAGTCCCTCGCCAAGGAAAGAGAGGACGACGCCGACGAAAGCGCGGAGTGA
- a CDS encoding DUF885 domain-containing protein, whose amino-acid sequence MSIEQTAITRRQALAGLGATSALALTGCANAPRPEAVTQARAIGAERLLEVVGYNLLGHEPERATALGVDTGRYASLRGLLEDQSPEGQQAYAATLRRDLERVRAYPREGLESETLTNLDVVESAYDLALDGFALPYGDTPVGNWRTAPYVVIQNVGEYLALPRFMQSNHKVENGDDADAYIERMEQMPAVFDGELARIRAAREMGVVPPSFLLDKAMRQMEQTVASAGKGELFADDLRGKLAAKGMPESHANRAKTLESGPIAEALTRQLEELRAERSVATDDPGMSARPRGDEFYAWALRSSTTTRLSPDEVHQQGLEELEALHARMDPILRSIGYTSGSVGERMQALAADPRYKFAEGDPGREEIMAFIWDRVEWIKAQMPRAFNTLVDPNMEVVRIPVAEEVGAPGAYGGAGSKDGTIPGRFWINLRTTDLHRKYDLADLTYHETIPGHVWEGEYSNRLPLIRSILAFNPFSEGWALYGEQLADELGAYDDFTVGRLGYLQSLAFRACRMVVDTGLHAKGWSRARAVDFFVTRNGSKPAEVESEVDRYCSWPGQATGYKLGHSRIVDQRARAEAELGAAYDMKAFNDAVILGGNVPMDVLERNVARYIENASG is encoded by the coding sequence ATGAGCATAGAGCAGACCGCCATCACCCGCCGCCAAGCCCTCGCCGGGCTCGGCGCAACCTCCGCCCTTGCCCTGACCGGTTGCGCCAACGCCCCCCGCCCCGAAGCGGTCACGCAGGCGCGGGCCATTGGAGCGGAACGCCTGCTTGAAGTGGTCGGCTACAATCTCCTCGGCCACGAGCCGGAGCGGGCCACGGCGCTGGGGGTCGACACCGGCCGCTACGCCTCGCTGCGCGGTCTGCTCGAAGACCAGTCACCCGAAGGCCAGCAAGCCTACGCCGCCACGCTGCGCCGCGACCTCGAACGCGTGCGCGCCTATCCGCGCGAGGGCCTCGAAAGCGAAACGCTGACCAATCTCGATGTGGTCGAAAGCGCCTACGACCTCGCGCTCGACGGGTTCGCCCTGCCCTATGGCGACACGCCTGTCGGTAACTGGCGCACAGCGCCCTATGTCGTCATCCAAAACGTGGGCGAATACCTCGCGCTGCCGCGCTTCATGCAGTCGAACCACAAGGTCGAGAACGGCGACGATGCCGACGCCTATATCGAGCGCATGGAGCAGATGCCCGCCGTGTTCGATGGCGAGCTCGCCCGTATCCGTGCCGCGCGCGAGATGGGCGTGGTTCCGCCTTCCTTCCTGCTCGACAAGGCCATGCGCCAGATGGAACAGACCGTCGCCAGCGCCGGCAAGGGCGAGCTGTTTGCCGATGACCTGCGGGGCAAGCTCGCTGCCAAAGGCATGCCCGAAAGCCACGCCAACCGCGCCAAGACCCTCGAAAGCGGGCCGATCGCAGAGGCGCTGACCCGCCAGCTCGAAGAATTGCGCGCCGAGCGCTCCGTGGCGACGGACGATCCCGGCATGTCCGCCCGCCCGCGCGGCGACGAATTCTACGCCTGGGCGCTGCGCTCCAGCACGACCACGCGCCTGTCGCCCGACGAGGTTCACCAGCAGGGGCTCGAAGAACTCGAGGCGCTTCACGCCCGCATGGATCCGATCCTGCGCTCCATCGGCTATACCAGCGGCTCGGTGGGCGAGCGCATGCAGGCGCTCGCCGCCGACCCCCGCTACAAATTCGCCGAGGGCGATCCCGGGCGCGAGGAGATCATGGCATTCATCTGGGACCGGGTGGAGTGGATCAAGGCGCAGATGCCGCGCGCCTTCAACACGCTGGTCGATCCCAACATGGAAGTCGTGCGCATCCCGGTGGCCGAAGAAGTCGGCGCGCCGGGCGCCTATGGCGGGGCGGGCAGCAAGGACGGCACCATCCCGGGGCGCTTCTGGATCAACCTGCGCACCACCGACCTCCACCGCAAATACGACCTCGCCGATCTCACCTATCACGAGACCATTCCCGGCCATGTGTGGGAGGGCGAATATTCGAACCGCCTGCCGCTGATCCGCTCGATCCTGGCCTTCAATCCCTTCAGCGAAGGCTGGGCGCTGTATGGCGAGCAGCTGGCGGACGAGCTGGGCGCTTATGACGATTTCACCGTCGGGCGGCTCGGCTACCTGCAAAGCCTAGCTTTCCGCGCCTGCCGCATGGTCGTCGATACCGGTCTTCACGCCAAGGGATGGAGCCGGGCGCGCGCTGTCGATTTCTTCGTCACCCGCAACGGCAGCAAGCCGGCCGAGGTGGAAAGCGAAGTGGACCGCTATTGCAGCTGGCCCGGCCAGGCGACGGGCTACAAGCTTGGCCACAGCCGCATCGTCGACCAGCGCGCCCGCGCCGAGGCGGAATTGGGCGCGGCCTATGACATGAAGGCGTTCAACGACGCGGTCATCCTGGGCGGCAATGTCCCGATGGATGTGCTGGAAAGAAATGTCGCACGGTACATAGAAAACGCAAGCGGATGA
- a CDS encoding TonB family protein has product MSFVDQTRRPSPASMAAVIGVHAAVGALLVTGLTVTGVIAEVDKPWEVRDIPLTPPPPPEPPADPVEARPTQPTEPLVHIPQPKFDLDTTAPIIPSTDLIIPLPKPSPGLGVELPKPTPAPSFNPVAAKPRNNPGAWLSNDDYRPSWIRKDLTGLATFRLEIAANGRVTGCTVTGSTGHGELDAATCRLVTKRARFEPARGGNGEAVAGSYTGSVLWQVPE; this is encoded by the coding sequence ATGTCCTTTGTCGATCAGACCCGCAGGCCGTCGCCCGCCAGCATGGCCGCCGTGATCGGTGTGCACGCCGCTGTCGGGGCGCTCTTGGTGACCGGGCTTACCGTGACGGGCGTCATTGCCGAGGTGGATAAGCCCTGGGAGGTCCGCGATATCCCGCTGACACCGCCGCCCCCGCCTGAGCCGCCAGCCGATCCGGTCGAAGCGAGGCCAACGCAGCCGACCGAGCCGCTGGTTCACATCCCGCAGCCCAAGTTCGACCTCGACACGACAGCGCCGATCATTCCCTCAACGGATTTGATCATCCCGCTGCCCAAGCCCTCGCCCGGCCTCGGCGTTGAGCTTCCCAAGCCGACCCCCGCGCCGAGTTTCAACCCGGTTGCGGCCAAACCGCGCAACAATCCCGGTGCGTGGCTGTCGAATGACGACTACCGCCCCTCGTGGATACGCAAGGACCTCACCGGCCTTGCCACCTTCCGGCTGGAGATTGCCGCCAACGGCCGCGTGACCGGCTGCACCGTCACCGGCTCTACCGGGCACGGCGAGCTCGACGCAGCCACCTGCCGCCTCGTTACCAAGCGCGCGCGGTTCGAACCGGCACGCGGCGGCAATGGCGAAGCGGTAGCGGGCAGCTACACCGGATCGGTGCTGTGGCAGGTGCCCGAATAG
- a CDS encoding alpha/beta hydrolase — MPTVIFPGPEGRLEGRFSPAPRPRAPVAMILHPHPQGGGTMNEQMTQRLYKTFVNRGFATLRFNFRGVGRSQGSFDNGIGELSDAASALDWVQQVHPEAQTTWVAGVSFGALIGMQLLMRRPEIRGWISIGAPASMYDFSFLAPCPASGIFIHGAQDTVVQPQAVTKLVEKLRTQKHITVHHEEIPRANHFFENEQAELMKSVDNYLDFRLDPSCPIT, encoded by the coding sequence ATGCCGACCGTGATCTTTCCCGGCCCCGAAGGCCGCCTCGAAGGCCGTTTCTCCCCCGCCCCGCGCCCGCGCGCACCAGTGGCGATGATCCTGCACCCGCACCCGCAGGGCGGCGGCACGATGAACGAGCAGATGACGCAGCGTCTCTACAAGACCTTCGTCAACCGCGGCTTTGCCACGCTGCGCTTCAACTTCCGCGGCGTGGGTCGCAGCCAGGGCAGCTTCGACAACGGCATTGGCGAGCTGTCGGACGCGGCCAGCGCGCTCGACTGGGTGCAGCAGGTCCATCCCGAAGCGCAGACCACCTGGGTCGCCGGCGTCAGCTTCGGCGCGCTCATCGGCATGCAGCTTCTCATGCGTCGCCCGGAAATCCGCGGCTGGATTTCGATCGGCGCGCCGGCGAGCATGTACGACTTCTCCTTCCTCGCGCCCTGCCCTGCCAGCGGCATCTTCATCCACGGCGCGCAGGACACGGTCGTCCAGCCGCAGGCGGTGACCAAGCTCGTCGAGAAATTGCGCACGCAGAAGCACATTACGGTGCATCACGAGGAAATTCCTCGCGCAAACCACTTCTTCGAAAATGAGCAGGCAGAGCTGATGAAGTCGGTCGACAATTATCTCGACTTCCGCCTCGACCCGAGCTGCCCGATCACCTGA